The DNA window ACCTGGACTCGATCACCCTGACTCCTGTGGCAGTGCCGGAGCCTTCCACAATTGCTTTCGTGGGAATGGGATTGCTGGGACTCATTTCGAGCCGTCGGCTTCGCAAGTAAGACGCGTGCTTGATTATTGGCGCTCACTGCTCATGCGAGGGTAAGCAGAAGATTGTGGCGGGGTCTGCCCGGGAGCAGGCCCCGCCGGTTATTTACGAAAGATGTCCCACGCAATCTCCTCTTATGGAGACTGGTGCAGCACGACCCGTAGTCGGGCGAGTGCGAAGGGAAAAGTCATGGCCACGATGAATCGCTTGCGAGTGATTACCCACCCTGTCCGTAGCAAACTGGTCGCAGTTCCCGGGACATGGCTGCTGGTTCTGGCCTTGCTTGCAGCCGCGGGCAACAGCCAGGCGGCCAATCCGACCTGGACCAATACTACCAGCGACGTCTGGCAAAGCCCCACCGCCTGGGATACCGCTCCGGCTTTTCCGGCCCCAGGCGACACAGTGAACTTCACGAACCCTGCCACCTATTCGGTGGCGCTCAATAGCGATGTTTCGGACCTGACTACCCTTTTCTTTGACAACACAGTAGGCACGCAAATCCTCACGCTAAACCTGGGTACGAACTCCCTCACTGTGGTTGGCAACGGAACCAGCCCCGGTCCATTTTACGTGGGTGGACAGGCCGGTGGCGCCACGGCGATTGTTTACCTGGTTTCTTCCACCGGTGCCGGGAAAGGGTTGTTCGTGACGAATAGCAGCAACAACTCGAAGTTCGTCATCGGCCGCAACAATCCGGGCCGGTTGTTCGTTACGAACGGCAATGTGACGGCGAACAACCTTGCCCTGGGTAGCTCCACCGCAGGAATCGGCGTCCTCGTACTCAGCGGTTCCAATACCTTTTGGAGCAATAGCGGAAGCATTGGGATGGGTAACTCCTCCACCAGCTACGGTTGTACGCTGGTAGTATCGAATTCGGCTTCAATGACCTGTGGCGGAGCGTTCAAGCTTGGATTTGGCATCACGGCCAGTTCGGGAGTGGTTCTCTTGGACAGCGGCGGCCGGCTGTTCACGACCGCTGCGGGCACGGCCGTTGGTGGCACCCCGGTTTCAACGAACAACACGGCGACGATCCAGGGTGGCAGCGTCTGGGACAACGGCGGTAAAGATTTCACGGTCGGTTCCGCGACGTTTGCCACGAACAATACCCTGGTGATCGGGACTGGTTCATCGGTCAGCAACAACAGTGTCGTGGTCATCAGCGCGGGGAACTCACTGAACCTGCAGGGCGGCGTCCTCCAGACCTCGGGAACCGTCACGAATTCGGGTACGATCAAAGGTTTTGGCAGCATCGCGGGGAACACCATAGTCCCCAGCGGTGGACTACTGGCCCCTGGCAATGGCACGGCGGTAGGACAGATCGCCTTTTCCAACAACCTGACGCTTGCCAGTGGGTCGAAGACACTCCTCAAGCTCGATAAGAGCCAGGGCGCAAGCAATGATTCCGTGAGTTTCTTCGGCACTACGACTTATGGCGGGACATTGACGGTGACCAACGTCGGTCCGACACTGACCGGCGGCGATACCTTCCAGGTTTTTGCCGCGGGCGCTTTCGCGACCGACTTTGCGATTACCAACCTCCCGCCGCTGAGTCCCTCGGTCAGTTGGGATACCTCGCAGATGCATTCCCAGGGCGTCATCTCCGTGGTGTTCCTGCCCGTGCCGCCGGGGATCGTGAACCTGACGAACCAAGCGGTGAACATCGGCGCAAGCGTCACGATTAGCGCGACGGTTACGGGCATCCCCACGCCTACGCTGCAATGGCAGGAGAACGGGACGAATATCGCCAACACATCGTCCACAGTCTCCATCCCCAACGCGCAAACCGGTGACAGCGGGACCTACTGCCTGATCGCCAGTAACGTCGCCGGCGTCGTGACCAACTGCATGACCCTGACCGTATCGTCGAACGATGTTCCACCGACGATTACCGGTCCGACGGACCAATCGGTCATCCTCGGTCACACGGGCACGTTCAGCGCTGCCGTCAGCGGCATTCCGACGCCGACGGTACAGTGGTTGGAGAACGGGACGAACATTGTTGGCGCAACAAGCAACCCGCTGGTGTTGACGAATGTGCAGTATTCGCAAAATGGATTCCTGTATTCCGTGGTCGCAAGCAACAGGGCCGGGGTAGCCACGAGTAGCAACGCAACTTTGTTCGTTCTCTTGCCGCCGACGATTTCCGCGCAACCACAAAACACGGTCGCGACAAATCTGCAAAGCGCATCTTTGTCCGTCACGGCCAGTGGAGTGCCTGCCCCGATTTATCAGTGGTACAAGAACAGCATTATCATCTCGAGCGTCGGCAATCCCACGGCTACAAACGCCACATTTACCATCGGCTCGGTCGCGCCGACTGATGCCGGCACATATTCCGTCGTGGTTTCCAATGTCGCGGGGGTGGCGACCAGCAGCAATGCGACACTAACCGTCTATTCCCCGATGGCTGCCACCACGCAGCCGACCAATGGCTCGACGGGCATCTGCTATGACACGCCGCTCTACCTGAATTTTACCCAGTTACCGGTACTCAAGAAGGTCGGCCAGATTCGCATTTACAACATGACCAACAGCGTCACGCCAGTGGACACCATCGATCTGACAGCAAACTTTGATAACCCCAACGTCGCCAACAGCGCGACGAACATCGCGCAGAATATTCAGGCGCGCGCCATTGCTGGTGATACCTTCAACACATTCCCGGTCATTATCACGGGTAACACCGCGGCGATCTACCCACATCTGGATGTGCTGAATCCGAACCAGACGTACTATGTCACGGTGGATGCCGGCTGCTTCACCGACACCAATGGCGCCAATTATGCCGGCATCAGCGGCACCAACGCGTGGCGATTCTCCACCAAGCCGACCGGCCCGGCCAATCCGACCAATCTGGTAGTGGCTGCCGATAACAGCGGGGACTTCCTCACAGTACAAGGCGCGGTGGACTCGCTGCCCGCCAACAATACCACGCATACGCTGATCAACATTCGCAACGGCACTTACCGCGAAATCGTCAACGTGCATTCAAAAAACAACATTACCTTCCGCGGCCAAAGTCGCCTGGGCACCCTCGTTGGCTACCCCAACAACGCCAACGTGGCCCCTGGCGCTACCACCCATCTCCGCATGGCGTTCAAGGTGAACGCCAACGACATTGCGCTGGAGAATCTCAACCTCGTCAACATGACTCCCAAAGGCGGTTCGCAAGCAGAGGCGCTGATGCTCGAAACCGCGATCAGGCGCTTCATTTTCTTCAATTGCGAAGTGGACAGTTTCCAGGACACGATCCTCGGCAACACCAGCGGCACCCAGGCTTATTTCCAGGATAACCTGATCCAAGGCGACGTAGACTACATCTGGGGCGGCATGAACGCGTTCTTCACCAATTGCGAGTTGCGAACACGAACGTCTCCGGCCAATCTCATCCAGCCGCGGACCGACGCGACCAGCAACGGCATGTCTTTCGTGAACTGCCAACTGACGAGGACCAGTAACACCGTCACCAGCATCGGACTGGCCCGGGCACTCGGCTTTGGGGATGGGAATGTAATTTATGCCAACTGTCAGATTGACGCCAGTGGATTTGCCGGTTGGAACGCGCAGGATCTCATCGACAATCCGAATCTTCGTTGGTGGGAATACAACAATAGCAACCTGACCAGCACCGCGTCGGTTACTTTCAACGGCACGCAGTTGACCAACGGTGACCCACGGGTGACGCTTGCCTTGAGCGCCACGAACTGGCTGTACGGGTGGGTGCCACAATTGGCCCCCAACATTACGAACCAGCCTGTTTCGCTCGTCGTGACCACCGGTCAGGCCGCGGCCTTCAGCGTGGGTGCCACCGGTATTCCTTATCCGGCCTATCAATGGCTCAAGGCCGGCACCAACCTGGTCACCGCTACGAGCGCCACGCTGTCCTTTGCGAACGCCCAGGCCGGCGATGCAGGAACCTATTCCGTGATCGTGTCGAATGTCGCCGGCACACTCGCCAGCACAAATGTAACGCTGATCGTCATAGGGCCGCCAACAGCAAGCTTTACCGCCAGTCCGACCAATGGCGTGGAACCGTTGGTGGTGACCTTCACAGACACTTCCAGCGGGTCGCCGCTCAGCATATCGTGGAATCTGGGCGACAGTACCTCCACCAACACGGGCGGTGGCGCGAGCTTTGGGCATGCCTACACGGCCGGCGTCTATACCGTGACGTTGATCGCGAGCAACACGGCGGGACTCGGCAGTGTGACACAGTCGAATTTGATTACGGTGATCACAGCCTTCCAGTCGTGGCAACAACAATACTTCGGGTGTACGAACTGCCCGCAGGCTGCCGCTTCCGCTGATCCGGACGGTGACGGCCAGAACAACCAGGCTGAGTTCCTCGCGGGGACGGACCCCACCAACGGCGCTTCCGGTTTCCGTATCCTCTCGACAGTCCGCCAAGGGAACGACATTGCGATCATTTGGACGGCCGCTGGCGGGCGAACCAACGCTGTGCAGGCGACGACCGGCGGTGTCGGCGGAAGCTACGCCACCAACTTCGCCGACGTCAGTGGGCCGGTCGTTCTGCCGGGTAGCGGAAGTGTGACGACCAACTATGTCGATAGCGGTGGGGCCAGCAATGGCCCCGTCCGTTACTACCGCGTGCGGCTGGTGCCATAGGCACTTGCGGATACAGCAGGGGACGCACATCCCTGCCTGTTCTCATCCTATCAATTCAGGTGGTTTTACGAGACTTGGAGGCGTCCCGTTTTCCCGATTTCCCAAGGAAGAGCCCTGACTTAGCCTCTGACAACTCGTCCAGGGGACCGATGGCAGTGCCAAGAGATTTGCCACGGCGTCAACATAGTTTCCACTTGGCTTGGTGATCTTCTTCGTTCGTATCTAGTGGGTCCGACGAAAGTGCCTCTCCTGCAGTCGGTAGCGACTTGTAAAAACCTCAAATACATTTGTTGGCACGATCAAGGCTAAAGGGTATCGCTGGAGAATTCAGTTGGGGGGCCAGCCATAGGGGCTCAGTTGTTTTTCGTAGGACTGAAGGGAATGATTCGACCGCTTTTGCGGCTCCTCTGGATGGGAGCATGAAATGGAAAGTCAGTCGGCCCGAATTGCGCCATGACGCGCAGGAAGGCAAGATACAAATGAACACGTGTCGTAACACCAATGAACTCAAACAAACCCGCCGGAGTGGTAGCGCCAGCGGCCGCCAGATTCACAAGCTGTTGTTGCTCGGTATCGTCAATCTCCTTGTAGGGATTAACGTCTGGGCGCAAGGCGCCCCGCCGACAACGACAACCGTGTCCGCCATGGGTATAGGCGCAAATAGTGCGGCGGTGTACGGTAGTGTCAACCCGAACGGGCTGGCGACCGCAGTGCATTTTCAATATGGCACTACCACAGCTTACGGCAGCACGACCGTGTCCCAACAAGCCGGCAGCGGGACGACGACAGTCACCCTCACGGCCAGCCTGAGTTCGCTCACGGCCTCGACGACTTATCACTATCGGTTTGTGGCCAGCAACAGCTTGGGAACCAGCTACGGCGCGGACAAGACATTCACCACCACCAGCGCCAGCGGCGGCGCGCCGCCGACCGCGACAACGATGGTGGCCAGCGGCATCTCCAGCACCAGCGTCACCGACAACGGTACGGCCGACCCGAACGGCCTGGCCACCACGACGTACTTCCAATGGGGGACAACCACCAGTTACGGCAACACGACGACATCACAATCCGCTGGCAGTGGAACAACGGCAGTCGGTGTGTCTGCCAGCCTGGGGTCACTCAGCCCATCCACCACCTATCACTACCGGCTAGTGGCCAGCAACAGCTTGGGCATCAGCTACGGCGCGGACGTGTCTTTCACCACCAGTGCCAGCGGGGCCCTACCAACGGCCACGACCGCCCCGGCCAGCAACATCAGTTCCACTTCGGCCACACCGAACGGCAGTGTTAACCCGAACGGGCTGACGACCACGGTGTACTTCCAATTCGGCACCACGACGGCCTACGGCAGCACGACCGCACCAAAATCCGTTGGCAGCGGAACAATTGCCATCGGCGTGTCGGATCTTTTCGCCAGGTTGACGTCTTCGACGACTTACCATTATCGGTTGGTAGCCAGCAATAGTCGGGGCACCAGCTACGGCGCAGACGTGGCGTTTACCACGAGCGCCGGCGGCACAACACCGACGATCGCCACAGCCTCACCCTTGCCGGCGGCGACGGTGGGTGTGGCGTACAGCGGGACTTTCACAGCCACCGGCGGAACGAGCCCGTACGTGTGGTCGATCAGCGCGGGCAGTTTACCTGCCGGATTGACCTTGAGCAGCGGAGGCGTGGTCAGTGGCACACCCACGACGGCAACCACGGCGAGTTTCACAGTGAAGGTGACCGGCGCCAACGGCTTGTCCTCCACGAAGTCCTTTACCTTGACGGTCAACCCGACGGGCACCACCTACACGGTCGCCACCAGTGCCAACCCATCGAACGGCGGCACAACCAGCCCGAATGGCAGTTTCTCGAACGGATCCACGGTCACCGCCCAGGCAACGATCAAAACTGGCTACAGCTTCGTGAACTGGACCAAGAACGGGGCGGCGGTCAGCACTTCGCCCAGCTACAGCTTCCAACTCAATGGGAATGTGACGCTGGTGGCCAACTTCACGCCGGTTTATACGATCACGGCAACTGCCAGCCCGTCCAGTGGCGGCACGATATCCGGTCTGGGCAACGGCCTGTTCATCAGCGGCTCGACCGTTTCGTTGACCGCGAATCCGTCCGCTGGCTACAGCTTCAAAAATTGGACCGAGAAC is part of the Verrucomicrobiia bacterium genome and encodes:
- a CDS encoding pectinesterase family protein, with translation MNRLRVITHPVRSKLVAVPGTWLLVLALLAAAGNSQAANPTWTNTTSDVWQSPTAWDTAPAFPAPGDTVNFTNPATYSVALNSDVSDLTTLFFDNTVGTQILTLNLGTNSLTVVGNGTSPGPFYVGGQAGGATAIVYLVSSTGAGKGLFVTNSSNNSKFVIGRNNPGRLFVTNGNVTANNLALGSSTAGIGVLVLSGSNTFWSNSGSIGMGNSSTSYGCTLVVSNSASMTCGGAFKLGFGITASSGVVLLDSGGRLFTTAAGTAVGGTPVSTNNTATIQGGSVWDNGGKDFTVGSATFATNNTLVIGTGSSVSNNSVVVISAGNSLNLQGGVLQTSGTVTNSGTIKGFGSIAGNTIVPSGGLLAPGNGTAVGQIAFSNNLTLASGSKTLLKLDKSQGASNDSVSFFGTTTYGGTLTVTNVGPTLTGGDTFQVFAAGAFATDFAITNLPPLSPSVSWDTSQMHSQGVISVVFLPVPPGIVNLTNQAVNIGASVTISATVTGIPTPTLQWQENGTNIANTSSTVSIPNAQTGDSGTYCLIASNVAGVVTNCMTLTVSSNDVPPTITGPTDQSVILGHTGTFSAAVSGIPTPTVQWLENGTNIVGATSNPLVLTNVQYSQNGFLYSVVASNRAGVATSSNATLFVLLPPTISAQPQNTVATNLQSASLSVTASGVPAPIYQWYKNSIIISSVGNPTATNATFTIGSVAPTDAGTYSVVVSNVAGVATSSNATLTVYSPMAATTQPTNGSTGICYDTPLYLNFTQLPVLKKVGQIRIYNMTNSVTPVDTIDLTANFDNPNVANSATNIAQNIQARAIAGDTFNTFPVIITGNTAAIYPHLDVLNPNQTYYVTVDAGCFTDTNGANYAGISGTNAWRFSTKPTGPANPTNLVVAADNSGDFLTVQGAVDSLPANNTTHTLINIRNGTYREIVNVHSKNNITFRGQSRLGTLVGYPNNANVAPGATTHLRMAFKVNANDIALENLNLVNMTPKGGSQAEALMLETAIRRFIFFNCEVDSFQDTILGNTSGTQAYFQDNLIQGDVDYIWGGMNAFFTNCELRTRTSPANLIQPRTDATSNGMSFVNCQLTRTSNTVTSIGLARALGFGDGNVIYANCQIDASGFAGWNAQDLIDNPNLRWWEYNNSNLTSTASVTFNGTQLTNGDPRVTLALSATNWLYGWVPQLAPNITNQPVSLVVTTGQAAAFSVGATGIPYPAYQWLKAGTNLVTATSATLSFANAQAGDAGTYSVIVSNVAGTLASTNVTLIVIGPPTASFTASPTNGVEPLVVTFTDTSSGSPLSISWNLGDSTSTNTGGGASFGHAYTAGVYTVTLIASNTAGLGSVTQSNLITVITAFQSWQQQYFGCTNCPQAAASADPDGDGQNNQAEFLAGTDPTNGASGFRILSTVRQGNDIAIIWTAAGGRTNAVQATTGGVGGSYATNFADVSGPVVLPGSGSVTTNYVDSGGASNGPVRYYRVRLVP
- a CDS encoding putative Ig domain-containing protein, which gives rise to MKWKVSRPELRHDAQEGKIQMNTCRNTNELKQTRRSGSASGRQIHKLLLLGIVNLLVGINVWAQGAPPTTTTVSAMGIGANSAAVYGSVNPNGLATAVHFQYGTTTAYGSTTVSQQAGSGTTTVTLTASLSSLTASTTYHYRFVASNSLGTSYGADKTFTTTSASGGAPPTATTMVASGISSTSVTDNGTADPNGLATTTYFQWGTTTSYGNTTTSQSAGSGTTAVGVSASLGSLSPSTTYHYRLVASNSLGISYGADVSFTTSASGALPTATTAPASNISSTSATPNGSVNPNGLTTTVYFQFGTTTAYGSTTAPKSVGSGTIAIGVSDLFARLTSSTTYHYRLVASNSRGTSYGADVAFTTSAGGTTPTIATASPLPAATVGVAYSGTFTATGGTSPYVWSISAGSLPAGLTLSSGGVVSGTPTTATTASFTVKVTGANGLSSTKSFTLTVNPTGTTYTVATSANPSNGGTTSPNGSFSNGSTVTAQATIKTGYSFVNWTKNGAAVSTSPSYSFQLNGNVTLVANFTPVYTITATASPSSGGTISGLGNGLFISGSTVSLTANPSAGYSFKNWTENGSVVSSSATYSFTATANRTLVANFSATSTSGNYMWSLVHGGTSSDDGRAVAVDKRDGSVLLTGDFTGPVDFGGGGISGTSGSSVMLVKYAANGTYQWAKAPTGNGVSQGEAVAVDANGNVFVTGYFANSINFGAPSGSMTSAGWYDIFVVKYSPAGVCLWSKQFGSPNSGDNPGDEAGYSIAVDSAGNVIVGGSFDGIANFGVKSLTATGSKNGFVLKLAGTDGTPQWVNQVASSASSAVQGVAVDSANNVLITGWYGGTVNLGGG